The following are encoded together in the Erwinia sp. E602 genome:
- a CDS encoding type IV toxin-antitoxin system AbiEi family antitoxin domain-containing protein, producing the protein MLNTKSRTLLKTLLPSGLVATKSWLITQGLSLHFIDNAVKNRTLVPLAVGVYVRDTIQVSWQGVIASLQRMSDIPLHVGGLTALDIAGLSHYQSRAKVALVALYSSEPLPAWLHRIELNARFSWYSTKRLWPASVMENSPFMQENQWQPSLPPMFYSTPEMAMLELLANVPDSVSFEHADQLMQGMSTLSPRRLNVLLKACRSIKIKRLFMWLAQRHNHAWLKYLTPDSYDFGSGKREIAKSGRLDRTWSITVPKEL; encoded by the coding sequence GTGCTCAATACGAAATCAAGGACCTTACTTAAAACGCTGCTGCCATCGGGACTGGTAGCAACCAAGTCATGGCTCATCACACAGGGTCTTAGCCTGCATTTTATTGATAATGCAGTTAAAAACCGAACATTGGTGCCACTGGCTGTTGGGGTTTATGTTCGTGATACCATTCAAGTCAGCTGGCAAGGGGTCATCGCCTCACTGCAACGTATGAGCGATATACCGCTACATGTTGGTGGACTTACGGCGCTTGATATTGCAGGACTGTCCCACTATCAATCGAGAGCAAAAGTCGCACTGGTGGCGCTCTATTCTTCTGAGCCGCTTCCAGCCTGGCTGCACAGGATTGAGCTCAACGCACGGTTTAGCTGGTACAGTACAAAACGCCTGTGGCCTGCATCGGTTATGGAAAACAGCCCCTTTATGCAAGAAAACCAGTGGCAGCCCTCACTTCCCCCGATGTTCTACTCAACGCCAGAAATGGCGATGCTGGAACTGCTAGCTAACGTTCCGGACAGCGTCAGTTTTGAGCATGCGGATCAACTCATGCAGGGAATGTCGACTCTCTCACCACGGCGGCTCAATGTTTTACTGAAGGCGTGCCGCAGTATTAAGATCAAGCGATTGTTTATGTGGCTGGCTCAGCGCCATAATCATGCCTGGCTTAAATACCTCACGCCTGACAGCTATGATTTTGGTTCCGGTAAGCGGGAAATTGCCAAATCAGGCCGTCTGGACAGGACGTGGAGCATCACCGTACCAAAGGAGTTGTAA
- a CDS encoding NAD(P)-dependent alcohol dehydrogenase yields MKALVLAEAGKIAIEDREFDEVLGQDDVQIKIHSVGICGSDVHYYQHGRIGPFVVRAPMVLGHEASGVVLAVGSNVTHLQPGDRVCMEPGIPDMNSAQTRSGIYNLDPAVRFWATPPVHGCLRESVIHPAAFTFKLPDNVSFAEGAMVEPLAIGMHAATKAGIKPGDIALVIGAGPIGVVTALAALAGGCSDVIICDLFDEKLAVAANYDGLHAVNIKSGELAGKVAALTSGNGVDIVFECSGAKPAIAGVAEHAAPGATAVLVGMPVDAAPMDIVAAQAKEITFKTIFRYANMYPRTLRLLSSGRLRVTPLISQTYKFADSVAAFDRAAAGNASDIKIMLEME; encoded by the coding sequence ATGAAAGCGTTAGTGTTGGCAGAAGCCGGTAAGATCGCCATTGAAGATCGCGAGTTTGACGAGGTGCTGGGTCAGGATGATGTGCAGATCAAAATCCACTCGGTGGGGATCTGCGGCAGCGATGTGCACTATTACCAGCACGGGCGCATCGGGCCGTTTGTGGTCAGGGCACCGATGGTGCTCGGCCACGAGGCTTCCGGCGTGGTGCTGGCGGTAGGCAGCAACGTGACTCACCTGCAGCCCGGCGACCGGGTATGCATGGAGCCGGGCATTCCGGATATGAACTCGGCGCAGACCCGCTCCGGCATCTATAACCTTGACCCGGCTGTGCGCTTCTGGGCCACCCCGCCGGTACACGGCTGCCTGCGCGAAAGCGTCATCCACCCCGCCGCTTTTACCTTTAAGCTGCCGGACAACGTCAGCTTTGCCGAGGGGGCGATGGTCGAGCCGCTGGCGATCGGCATGCATGCCGCCACCAAAGCGGGCATTAAGCCGGGCGATATCGCCCTGGTGATCGGTGCCGGTCCGATCGGCGTGGTCACCGCGCTGGCGGCGCTGGCAGGCGGCTGCTCTGACGTGATCATCTGCGATCTGTTTGATGAAAAGCTGGCGGTTGCCGCCAACTACGACGGTCTGCACGCGGTAAACATCAAATCCGGCGAGCTGGCGGGCAAGGTAGCGGCGCTGACCAGCGGTAACGGCGTGGATATCGTCTTCGAGTGCAGCGGTGCCAAACCGGCGATTGCCGGGGTGGCCGAACACGCCGCACCGGGAGCCACGGCGGTGCTGGTGGGCATGCCGGTTGACGCCGCGCCGATGGATATCGTCGCCGCGCAGGCCAAAGAGATCACCTTCAAAACCATTTTCCGCTACGCCAACATGTACCCGCGCACCCTGCGCCTGCTGAGCAGCGGCAGGCTGCGGGTTACCCCGCTGATCAGTCAGACCTACAAGTTTGCCGACAGCGTTGCCGCCTTCGATCGCGCCGCAGCCGGTAACGCCTCTGATATCAAAATCATGCTGGAGATGGAGTAA
- a CDS encoding YtfJ family protein: protein MKLKTVLLWALLILPPLAPAHDLPIGHPLPPVAIDECGEMVLENDDIHLRSWSSAQLAGRVRVVQYIAGRRSAKKKNAILIKAIKAARFPADRFQPTTIVNTADELFGSGFIVRAKIAKNQRRYPWAQFVIDCQGTGAKTWRLKEQSSTIIVLDKQGRVRWVKDGALTPQEVSQVTGLIHQLIR, encoded by the coding sequence TTGAAGCTGAAAACCGTGCTGCTGTGGGCGCTGCTGATATTGCCGCCGCTGGCACCCGCACACGATCTGCCGATCGGGCACCCGCTACCGCCGGTGGCTATCGACGAGTGCGGGGAAATGGTGCTGGAGAACGATGACATTCACTTGCGGTCGTGGAGCAGTGCGCAGTTGGCCGGCAGGGTACGGGTGGTGCAGTATATTGCCGGGCGCAGGTCGGCAAAAAAGAAAAACGCAATCCTGATCAAGGCGATTAAGGCCGCTCGTTTTCCTGCCGATCGCTTTCAGCCCACCACCATCGTAAATACCGCCGACGAACTGTTCGGCAGCGGATTTATCGTGCGCGCGAAGATCGCGAAGAACCAGCGGCGCTATCCCTGGGCGCAGTTTGTCATTGACTGCCAGGGCACGGGTGCGAAAACCTGGCGGCTGAAGGAGCAGAGCTCCACGATTATCGTGCTGGATAAACAGGGGCGTGTACGCTGGGTCAAAGACGGTGCCCTGACGCCGCAGGAGGTGAGTCAGGTGACCGGCTTAATCCATCAGCTGATCCGGTAA
- a CDS encoding LacI family DNA-binding transcriptional regulator has protein sequence MAVARGKKATLASVAAQANVSKITASRAFSQPDKVHPETLQRILATAEQLGYVVNTAARSLRAKSSKTIGIVNPDMANPFFGGLTRLMTLEAQKLGYDTLVFDSYESQETENSIIDRLMGYNVDAIILSVISNDLHYRPAYLQRLETLNIPVVLVDRELDAGWCSGVYIDNLDCGLQAGRWLLEQQVQRVVVVSGPENSNVARERVIGLQAALQGRIASFEVLHADFFMDAAWQETRRWLTDNPAPDYFVGCNNQISLGIIKACIEHKLALTQQVSLFSIDEVANAGIYGFHFPCITHDLQEIAWQALNLAIRRVGEQESKAGKVVVRGRVVP, from the coding sequence TTGGCTGTGGCGCGGGGAAAAAAGGCAACGCTGGCCAGCGTTGCCGCGCAGGCGAACGTCAGTAAAATTACCGCTTCAAGGGCGTTTTCGCAGCCGGACAAGGTGCACCCGGAGACCCTGCAGCGCATTCTGGCAACGGCAGAGCAGCTGGGCTACGTAGTGAATACCGCCGCCCGCAGCCTGCGGGCAAAAAGCAGTAAGACCATCGGCATCGTTAATCCGGATATGGCTAACCCGTTCTTCGGCGGCCTGACCCGGCTAATGACCCTGGAAGCGCAGAAGCTGGGCTACGACACGCTGGTGTTTGACTCTTATGAATCGCAGGAGACGGAGAACAGCATCATCGACCGGCTGATGGGCTATAACGTTGATGCGATCATCCTGTCGGTGATCTCCAACGATCTCCATTATCGCCCGGCCTATCTGCAGCGTCTGGAGACGCTGAACATCCCGGTGGTGCTGGTGGATCGTGAGCTGGACGCCGGCTGGTGCAGCGGCGTCTATATTGATAACCTCGACTGTGGCCTGCAGGCTGGCCGCTGGCTGCTGGAGCAGCAGGTGCAGCGGGTGGTGGTGGTTTCTGGCCCGGAAAATTCCAACGTGGCGCGCGAAAGGGTGATCGGCCTGCAGGCGGCGCTGCAGGGCAGGATAGCCTCCTTTGAAGTGCTGCACGCGGACTTCTTTATGGATGCCGCCTGGCAGGAGACCCGCCGCTGGCTGACGGACAACCCGGCACCGGACTATTTTGTCGGCTGCAATAACCAGATCTCGCTGGGGATTATCAAAGCCTGCATCGAGCACAAGCTGGCGCTGACGCAGCAGGTGTCACTGTTCAGCATCGACGAGGTGGCCAATGCCGGTATCTACGGCTTCCACTTCCCCTGCATCACCCATGATTTACAGGAGATCGCCTGGCAGGCGCTGAACCTGGCGATTCGTCGGGTCGGTGAGCAGGAGAGTAAGGCCGGCAAGGTAGTGGTACGGGGCAGGGTAGTGCCGTAA
- the lptG gene encoding LPS export ABC transporter permease LptG, whose protein sequence is MKLVSRYLVRHVFIGFLAAAALLVPLFTLFDFISELEDVSARGYHWTQALAVVLMRVPRVIVNLSPFIALLGGIVGLGQLSASQEMTAIRMAGYSVTRIALAALSAGAIFTASLAAVDEWVASPLQQRAQTLKNRALANGLNGEASQGALWARRDNEFVRVKSVDAQGQPEGIEIFYYNADFSLRSYVYAETATLAEGATWILHHARRKEWSGGKESMVTQPVLPWQSLFPGNNLQTLSLPTDSFTVSQLRQYIAWLQHTAQPAAQYQIALWQKPARPLLLLAMILLALPFTFGHPRTPGMGSRLSLGVIVGLLTWIFVQIVINLGLLLAFNPALTALGPSLLMLIVALLLVARVNRKP, encoded by the coding sequence ATGAAACTCGTCAGTCGTTATCTGGTGCGCCACGTTTTTATCGGATTTTTAGCCGCGGCCGCGCTACTGGTCCCGCTGTTTACCCTCTTTGATTTTATTTCTGAACTGGAAGACGTCAGTGCCCGGGGCTATCACTGGACGCAGGCGCTGGCCGTGGTGCTGATGCGCGTACCCCGGGTTATCGTTAACCTGAGCCCGTTTATTGCGCTGCTGGGCGGCATTGTCGGGCTGGGGCAGCTCTCTGCCAGCCAGGAGATGACCGCCATCCGCATGGCCGGTTACTCAGTGACCCGCATTGCGCTAGCCGCCCTGTCGGCCGGCGCGATTTTTACCGCCTCGCTGGCCGCCGTTGATGAGTGGGTGGCGTCACCGCTGCAGCAGCGCGCGCAAACGCTGAAGAACCGGGCGCTGGCAAACGGCCTCAACGGTGAAGCGTCACAGGGTGCGCTGTGGGCGCGGCGGGACAATGAATTTGTCAGGGTGAAGAGCGTCGATGCGCAGGGCCAGCCGGAAGGCATTGAGATATTTTACTACAACGCCGACTTTTCACTGCGCAGCTACGTGTATGCCGAGACGGCCACCCTTGCAGAGGGTGCCACCTGGATACTGCATCATGCCCGGCGGAAAGAGTGGTCAGGGGGGAAAGAGTCGATGGTCACTCAGCCGGTTTTACCCTGGCAATCGCTGTTTCCGGGCAACAATCTGCAGACGCTCTCTCTGCCCACCGACAGCTTCACCGTCTCTCAGCTCAGGCAATATATCGCCTGGCTGCAGCATACGGCACAGCCCGCCGCGCAGTACCAGATCGCCCTGTGGCAGAAACCCGCACGGCCGCTGCTGCTGCTGGCGATGATCTTACTGGCCCTTCCCTTCACCTTTGGCCATCCGCGAACGCCGGGGATGGGCAGTCGTCTGTCGCTGGGGGTGATTGTCGGCCTGCTGACCTGGATCTTCGTGCAGATTGTGATTAATTTAGGGCTGTTGCTGGCGTTTAACCCGGCCCTTACCGCACTCGGGCCGTCACTGTTGATGCTGATCGTCGCGCTGTTGCTGGTCGCTCGGGTTAACAGGAAACCTTAG
- a CDS encoding D-lyxose/D-mannose family sugar isomerase has translation MTSASDAVSQTLHYLQRASIVLTEQERQRIEIAGFGLNDPASGLQLLTYVNSPRYCAKELVLFPRQTCPEHLHPPFDGTPGKQETFRCRWGEVYLFVDDDSLTPNDAGGEPVCRVPPGSEAWYGCTRYILLRPGEQYTIAPNTRHWFQAGEQGAVVSEFSSESRDELDIFTDPRINRLAGIISDSTALADLS, from the coding sequence ATGACTTCAGCTTCCGATGCCGTCTCACAGACGCTGCATTACCTGCAGCGGGCCAGCATTGTGCTCACCGAACAGGAGCGCCAGCGCATTGAAATCGCGGGCTTTGGCCTGAACGATCCGGCCTCCGGCCTGCAGCTGCTGACCTACGTCAACTCGCCGCGCTACTGCGCCAAAGAGCTGGTGCTGTTCCCGCGCCAGACCTGTCCGGAGCATCTGCATCCGCCGTTTGACGGCACGCCGGGCAAGCAGGAGACCTTCCGCTGCCGCTGGGGGGAGGTGTATCTGTTTGTGGATGACGACAGCCTGACGCCTAACGACGCCGGCGGTGAACCGGTGTGCCGGGTGCCCCCCGGATCGGAAGCCTGGTACGGCTGCACCCGCTATATCCTGCTGCGCCCCGGCGAGCAGTACACCATTGCCCCCAATACCCGCCACTGGTTCCAGGCCGGGGAGCAGGGCGCGGTGGTGTCGGAGTTCTCTTCCGAAAGCCGCGATGAGCTGGATATTTTCACCGACCCGCGGATTAACCGCCTGGCGGGCATAATCTCTGATAGCACCGCTTTAGCGGATCTGTCATGA
- a CDS encoding nucleotidyl transferase AbiEii/AbiGii toxin family protein encodes MDRSSLYYRQVQLLLKLIPFIAAHDCFALKGGTAINLFVRELPRLSVDIDLVFLPVMNRDTSLGRIKTALDEIATAILTEIRCSQVSKSYDDKRDALRLNIAHGGVQVKIELSPVLRGTVYDPEMLAVSHAVEDEFGFAEMPVVSFSDLYAGKICAALDRQHPRDLFDVKLLLDNEGFSDELRKALLVYIISHPRPVAELLRPRFIDISALYEGEFRHMAEVDVPLAELSTARQKIVELINQSMTSEERSFLLSFKNRQPVWTLLGLQGVEQLPAVRWKLQNLAKMPVEKHADALAKLRDVLGV; translated from the coding sequence ATGGACAGAAGCAGCCTCTACTACCGTCAGGTACAGCTTTTATTAAAGCTCATCCCGTTTATTGCAGCACATGACTGCTTTGCACTTAAAGGCGGTACCGCCATCAATCTTTTTGTTCGGGAATTGCCGCGTCTGTCGGTGGACATCGATCTGGTATTTCTGCCGGTGATGAATCGCGATACCTCACTGGGCAGAATCAAAACGGCACTTGATGAAATAGCCACGGCGATTCTGACAGAAATTCGGTGCAGCCAGGTCAGCAAATCTTACGACGACAAAAGAGATGCGTTGCGGCTGAATATTGCCCACGGAGGGGTTCAGGTAAAAATCGAACTCTCACCCGTGTTACGCGGAACTGTCTATGATCCGGAAATGCTTGCGGTGAGCCACGCGGTGGAGGATGAGTTTGGTTTTGCAGAGATGCCGGTAGTGTCATTTTCCGACCTTTATGCAGGAAAAATCTGCGCCGCACTCGATCGCCAGCACCCCCGAGATCTCTTCGACGTAAAACTGCTGTTGGACAATGAGGGATTCTCCGATGAACTTAGGAAAGCGCTGCTGGTTTATATAATCAGTCATCCGCGCCCTGTCGCCGAGCTCCTGAGGCCTCGTTTCATCGACATATCTGCACTTTATGAGGGTGAGTTTCGTCACATGGCAGAGGTTGATGTTCCTCTGGCAGAACTGTCTACGGCACGGCAAAAAATAGTTGAACTGATTAATCAGTCAATGACCAGCGAAGAGCGGTCGTTTTTACTCTCCTTTAAAAACCGACAACCCGTGTGGACACTACTGGGGCTGCAAGGGGTTGAGCAGTTGCCAGCAGTACGCTGGAAACTGCAAAACCTTGCAAAAATGCCAGTGGAAAAACATGCTGATGCACTGGCAAAACTGCGTGATGTCCTGGGCGTTTAG
- the lptF gene encoding LPS export ABC transporter permease LptF, translated as MTLIEHYIMREIRRLVMVIVGFLIFIFAIYSAQRYLTEAANGTLALKAVAAIVFYKVVVALEMLLPVGLYVAAAVALGQLYSNSEITALFAAGISPLRIYKAVLMLAVPLAMLVTALSMVGRPWAYAQIDLLRQDAQSTLDVGHLQAQKFNLDDNGSMILAQQVDRNLNHLSDTLIYRSTANVTTVLRARSASVAWPDGVPVVTLLAGSAYTLDHHGMADNQHIYQRLQLYPAPAKPDDDARSKSLSVRQLVASSSPTDAAELQWRESRGITTLLMALMAVSLSRLKPRQGRFTTLLPLALVFTLIFFGGNVCRTLVATGTLPVMPGVWLFSLLMLLGVAALSARDFGLLPIFSR; from the coding sequence ATGACTCTTATTGAGCACTATATTATGCGTGAGATCCGCCGCCTGGTGATGGTTATCGTCGGTTTCCTGATCTTTATTTTTGCCATCTATTCTGCGCAACGTTATCTGACCGAAGCGGCAAATGGCACCCTGGCACTGAAAGCGGTCGCGGCGATCGTTTTTTATAAGGTGGTTGTTGCGCTGGAGATGCTGCTGCCGGTCGGCCTGTACGTGGCGGCCGCCGTGGCGCTGGGCCAGCTCTACAGTAACAGTGAGATCACCGCGCTTTTTGCCGCCGGCATCAGCCCGCTGCGCATCTATAAAGCGGTACTCATGCTGGCAGTACCGCTGGCGATGCTGGTCACCGCCCTGTCGATGGTTGGCCGTCCGTGGGCCTATGCGCAGATCGACCTGCTGCGGCAGGACGCACAGTCGACGCTGGACGTCGGCCATCTGCAGGCACAAAAATTTAATCTGGATGATAACGGCAGCATGATTCTGGCGCAGCAGGTTGACCGAAACCTGAATCATCTGTCTGACACGCTGATCTACCGCAGCACGGCGAATGTGACTACGGTACTGCGGGCCCGCTCGGCCAGCGTCGCCTGGCCCGACGGCGTGCCGGTAGTGACGCTGCTGGCCGGATCGGCTTACACCCTTGACCACCACGGCATGGCAGATAACCAGCATATCTATCAACGTCTGCAGCTGTACCCTGCGCCGGCGAAGCCGGATGACGATGCGCGCAGTAAATCCCTCTCCGTGCGGCAGCTGGTAGCCTCTTCTTCCCCGACCGATGCAGCTGAGCTGCAGTGGCGGGAGAGCCGCGGCATCACCACCCTGTTAATGGCGCTGATGGCGGTTTCGCTCAGCCGCCTGAAGCCACGCCAGGGGCGGTTCACCACTCTGTTACCGCTGGCGCTGGTGTTTACCCTGATTTTTTTTGGCGGTAACGTCTGCCGTACGCTGGTCGCCACGGGCACCCTGCCCGTCATGCCCGGCGTATGGCTGTTTTCACTGCTGATGCTGTTGGGCGTGGCGGCCCTGTCAGCGCGTGACTTCGGCCTGTTGCCGATCTTCTCCCGATGA
- a CDS encoding acyl carrier protein: MQKREIVMNDILECLQELVAGTHPIRSDSDMVDELGLESIKVMNLLMLLEDRLDISIPINILLNVRTPEQLLEAITKHQEECNGFI, translated from the coding sequence ATGCAAAAACGCGAAATAGTGATGAACGATATTCTTGAATGCCTGCAGGAGCTGGTTGCCGGCACGCACCCGATCCGATCGGACAGCGACATGGTCGATGAACTCGGGCTCGAATCGATTAAGGTGATGAACCTGCTGATGCTGCTGGAGGACAGGCTGGATATCTCAATCCCGATTAATATTCTGCTGAATGTCAGAACGCCTGAGCAGTTACTGGAAGCTATTACGAAACACCAGGAGGAATGCAATGGGTTTATTTGA
- a CDS encoding lipopolysaccharide biosynthesis protein, with amino-acid sequence MRRWFADGAFRTILLNSAFLLSGNAVSALLGLLALSCAGRGMSPEMFGVLVVIQAYTKAVSDVVKFQTWQFVVQFGVPALTRQDTQRVREVITFSVGLDMLSSAVAVAGGMLLLPFLSASLGLDASSFRLALLSCTLIPAMASSTPSGVLRACDRFDLIAIQQATKPLLLALGSVASLLTGAGFPGFVASWYLANVAGGLLFWWLAARELRRRRIDNALRPALFSVGRKIAGAWNFVWTTNLSHSIWAARNSCSTVLVGVVIGPVEAGLFKIAMTFIDAAGTPARLLEKSFYPEVMRLDPASQRPWLLGLRAALLAGGIGLLFSLLMLTLGESLISLIFGDKYLETYDLIQIMLGAVVVSMIGFPQESLLLMAGRQRPWLAVQALASAGYIALLVVLSHVYRVQGSACAYLGGQCLEVLMMLILTLWAWQHRRTIHTDTPLEITK; translated from the coding sequence ATGAGACGTTGGTTTGCCGATGGTGCATTTCGCACTATTTTACTGAACAGTGCCTTTTTGCTCTCCGGCAATGCGGTGAGCGCACTGTTAGGCCTGCTGGCGCTCTCCTGCGCCGGCAGGGGGATGTCGCCAGAGATGTTTGGCGTGCTGGTGGTGATTCAGGCCTATACAAAAGCCGTCAGCGATGTCGTCAAATTCCAGACCTGGCAGTTTGTGGTGCAGTTCGGCGTGCCGGCGCTGACCCGTCAGGATACGCAGCGCGTGCGGGAGGTCATCACCTTCTCGGTCGGCCTGGATATGTTGAGCAGCGCAGTCGCCGTCGCCGGCGGCATGCTGTTACTGCCGTTTCTCTCCGCCTCGCTGGGGCTGGATGCCAGCAGTTTCCGGCTGGCGCTGCTCTCCTGCACGCTGATCCCCGCCATGGCTTCCTCGACGCCGAGCGGTGTTTTACGCGCCTGCGATCGCTTCGACCTGATTGCCATCCAGCAGGCGACTAAACCGCTGCTGCTGGCGCTGGGCAGCGTAGCCTCCCTGCTGACCGGTGCCGGTTTTCCCGGTTTTGTTGCCTCCTGGTATCTTGCTAACGTGGCTGGTGGGTTGCTGTTCTGGTGGCTAGCGGCGCGGGAGCTGCGCCGCAGGCGGATCGATAACGCGCTGCGGCCGGCGCTGTTCAGCGTCGGGCGGAAGATTGCCGGTGCCTGGAACTTTGTCTGGACCACCAACCTGTCGCACTCGATCTGGGCGGCGCGCAACTCCTGCAGCACCGTGCTGGTCGGCGTGGTGATCGGGCCGGTTGAGGCCGGGCTGTTTAAAATTGCCATGACCTTTATTGATGCCGCCGGCACCCCTGCCAGACTGCTGGAGAAGAGTTTTTATCCTGAAGTGATGCGTCTGGATCCGGCCAGCCAGCGCCCCTGGCTGCTGGGGCTGCGTGCTGCCCTGCTGGCAGGGGGGATTGGCCTGCTGTTTTCTCTGCTGATGTTAACGCTGGGTGAGTCACTGATCTCGCTGATCTTTGGCGATAAGTATCTGGAAACTTACGACTTAATCCAGATTATGCTAGGGGCGGTGGTGGTATCGATGATCGGCTTTCCGCAGGAATCACTGCTGCTGATGGCGGGTCGCCAACGCCCCTGGTTAGCCGTGCAGGCCCTCGCTTCTGCCGGCTATATTGCGCTGCTGGTAGTGCTGTCACACGTTTACCGGGTGCAGGGCTCGGCCTGCGCTTACCTGGGCGGACAGTGCCTCGAGGTCCTGATGATGCTGATTCTGACCCTGTGGGCCTGGCAACATCGCCGCACGATCCACACCGATACGCCGCTTGAGATAACAAAATGA
- a CDS encoding aminotransferase class I/II-fold pyridoxal phosphate-dependent enzyme, with protein MGLFDRFEHLANERKQLQASGLNPFGTCIDEIFSATQGQIGDRHIILAGTNNYLGLTFSPQAIADGQAALAAEGTGTTGSRMANGSFGGHLALEQEIAAFFNKPAAIVFSTGYTANLGVIGTLATPDSVVLIDEDSHASIYDACTLGQAQIIRFRHNDAQDLERRMVRLGGRAREALIIVEGIYSMLGDVAPLAEIVGIKRRHGGYILVDEAHSFGVMGATGRGLAEEQGVENDIDIILGTFSKSLASVGGFAVGDKAMEVLRYSSRPYIFTASPSPSVIATVRSSLRSIASPHLREKLWHNARRLYHGLAELGYRLGPRISPIVPVIIDSKQAGLALWRRLIDKGVYVNLVLPPAAPSGMTLLRCSVNAAHSDDEIDAIIRAFAELRR; from the coding sequence ATGGGTTTATTTGACCGTTTTGAACACCTGGCTAACGAAAGAAAGCAGCTGCAGGCCTCCGGTTTAAATCCCTTTGGCACCTGTATTGATGAGATATTCTCCGCAACGCAGGGGCAAATTGGCGATCGCCATATTATTCTGGCCGGCACCAATAACTATCTCGGCCTGACGTTCAGCCCACAGGCCATCGCCGATGGCCAGGCGGCGCTGGCCGCCGAGGGCACCGGTACCACCGGTTCACGGATGGCCAACGGCAGTTTTGGCGGGCACCTGGCGCTGGAACAGGAGATCGCGGCGTTCTTCAATAAGCCTGCGGCGATCGTCTTCTCTACCGGTTATACCGCCAACCTGGGAGTGATCGGCACCCTGGCGACGCCGGATTCGGTGGTGCTGATTGATGAGGACTCCCACGCCAGCATTTACGACGCCTGTACGCTCGGCCAGGCGCAGATTATCCGCTTTCGCCACAACGACGCGCAGGATCTTGAACGGCGGATGGTGCGGCTGGGTGGGCGCGCGCGCGAGGCGCTGATTATCGTTGAAGGCATCTACAGCATGCTCGGCGACGTGGCCCCGCTGGCGGAAATCGTCGGAATCAAACGCCGCCACGGCGGCTATATCCTGGTCGATGAAGCCCACTCCTTTGGCGTAATGGGTGCCACGGGGCGCGGGCTGGCGGAAGAACAGGGCGTTGAGAACGATATCGACATTATTCTTGGCACCTTCAGTAAAAGCCTTGCCTCAGTCGGCGGCTTTGCCGTTGGGGATAAGGCGATGGAGGTACTGCGCTACAGCAGCCGCCCGTACATTTTTACCGCTTCGCCTTCGCCGTCGGTGATTGCCACGGTACGCTCCTCACTGCGCAGCATCGCCAGCCCTCATCTGCGCGAAAAGCTGTGGCACAACGCCCGCCGGCTCTATCACGGGCTGGCAGAACTCGGCTACCGGCTGGGGCCACGCATCAGCCCGATCGTGCCGGTGATAATCGACTCTAAGCAGGCTGGCCTGGCGTTATGGCGCAGGCTGATCGACAAAGGCGTGTATGTGAACCTGGTTTTGCCGCCGGCAGCGCCCTCAGGAATGACCCTGCTGCGCTGCAGCGTCAACGCCGCACACAGCGATGACGAGATTGACGCAATCATCCGGGCGTTTGCTGAACTGAGAAGATAA